Proteins encoded within one genomic window of Thunnus maccoyii chromosome 22, fThuMac1.1, whole genome shotgun sequence:
- the LOC121889235 gene encoding interleukin-13 receptor subunit alpha-1-like — protein MTLPQELFVFLTCSAVTLVFHCEADRLPPPTELSYEWLDPFTVNVSWLKPTGLLDNCDIEYEVQSLKDTNPRRTTLTNIRCTCMTEDMDSDGCKYTIRTVSKNPSDRNGSTPVTITTKAPKPQAEVVKDFKCLTYPNEMNCSWIPVNSSLKLKLSYRICGNSEVGKPLKSCDKFYSDEKRGNCNLKGAIYEKDICMCVETEAGRSTFKPSFVLPLRNMSVTKEGDKLKLSWTPPEIGKTCHWIYEVCYGRCSEPMECKNITTQDKHFMVAYDKRCRYEFKSRTMNSIYCTAIRSDFTEVVTYGTNEPPDGTLTVVAIVIPVILSICVILSCYCFRRHRAIICPIIPDPSAIFKEMMMNGNKELKTPPGNLYTPVPEPIEPCKITLVPENSVLQQNS, from the exons ATCGCCTTCCTCCACCGACAGAGCTGTCATATGAATGGCTGGACCCGTTTACTGTCAACGTGTCCTGGCTGAAGCCCACCGGTCTGCTGGACAACTGTGACATTGAATATGAAGTACAGTCCTTGAAGGACACGAAT cCTAGACGCACAACCTTGACAAATATCAGATGCACTTGTATGACAGAAGACATGGATTCTGACGGTTGCAAGTATACCATTCGTACTGTCAGCAAAAATCCCTCTGACAGGAATGGGAGCACACCTGTGACCATAACCACTAAGGCCCCTAAGCCTCAAG CTGAAGTGGTGAAGGATTTCAAATGTCTCACCTACCCCAATGAAATGAACTGTTCCTGGATCCCAGTAAATTCATCTCTTAAGCTGAAGCTCTCCTATAG GATTTGTGGAAATTCTGAAGTGGGAAAACCTTTAAAATCGTGTGACAAGTTTTACAGTGATGAGAAGAGGGGCAATTGTAACCTGAAAGGTGCCATTTACGAGAAAgatatctgcatgtgtgtggaaACTGAAGCTGGAAGGAGCACCTTTAAACCTTCATTTG TGCTACCTTTGCGAAATATGAGTGTCACAAAAGAAGGAGATAAGCTCAAACTAAGCTGGACACCTCCAGAGATCGGAAAGACTTGTCACTGGATATACGAGGTCTGCTACGGACGATGCAGTGAGCCCATG GAATGCAAGAACATCACTACACAAGATAAGCATTTCATGGTGGCCTACGATAAAAGATGCCGCTATGAGTTCAAATCCAGGACCATGAACAGTATCTATTGCACTGCAATAAGAAGTGACTTCACTGAAGTTGTAACTTATG GTACTAATGAGCCTCCTGATGGGACACTGACTGTGGTAGCCATTGTCATCCCTGTCATTCTGTCCATCTGCGTCATTTTGTCCTGTTACTGCTTCAGGAG GCACAGAGCCATTATTTGCCCCATCATACCAGATCCTTCAGCAATATTCAAGGAAATGATGATGAACGGAAACAAAGAACTCAAG aCTCCACCGGGGAATCTGTACACACCGGTGCCAGAACCCATTGAACCCTGTAAAATTACCCTTGTGCCTGAAAACAGTGTCCTCCAGCAAAATTCCTGA